The Naumovozyma castellii chromosome 5, complete genome genomic interval TGGTCAATCTAGTTTGGAATTCTTCCTTAACAGCTCTGGATTGcttttcaaaagaatctCTGAATGAATTGTTTGGAATTTCCTTCCAATCGTATAATCTATCAATCTTGTTTAAAGCAACAATAAATGGAGCCTTCCTATCTCTCAATAACCTGATGGATTCAATTGTTTGTTGTTCCAAACCATGCATAATATCAATAACCAAAATGGCAATGTTACATAAGGAGGAACCTCTTGAACGCAAATTTGTGAAAGATTCGTGACCTGGAGTATCAATGACCAATAAACCCGGAACATCAAAGGTTTGCTTTTCATATTGAGCCATCACCTTAGTCTTTTGCTTAATAGCTTCAATTGGGAAATAAGTAGCACCAATTTGTTGGGTGATACCACCAGCTTCACCACCTTGAACATTAGTTTGTCTAATCTTGTCTAATAATTTAGTCTTACCAGTATCAACATGACCCAAGATACAACAAATTGGAGAACGTAGATCCTTCTTGTTACCAGAGGAAACGACTGGTGGAGCTTCTGTAACAACTGTGCCGGTACTCTCTTCTCTAACGATTTCTTCGACCTCTTCGTCATCTGTGGCgttattttcttcttcaccgGTTTCAGCAACAGCTTCAGATTCGGTAGCTGGGGTTTcgttttcttcatcttcatcaagaGCTAGATTTTCCCAATCGTCGATTAAGACATCTTCAGCTTCAGCAGAAGTAGCTTCCtccttttcttgtttctttacTGTGGATGTAGAGGCAGCAGAAGATACTTCATCAGTGactctcttcttctttttacCATACACGACCTTTTTGTgtgtttcttttttttcttcgtcaccattcttcttttctaaaCCAGCAACTTTAATATTACCAGAGGCTAAAAGTGCAGCACGTCTTCTTtccatcaatttcttttcttccttttgcTTCTTGGTTAATAGTTTCCCTTCAgcctttaatttttcacgTTTTGCCTTctctttttccttcttttcagcTCTAGAAGcttccttttcttgttcttccttGGCAGCACgctcttcttcttcttgttctaaacgttcttcttcttctctttccagacgttcttgttcttccaattgtttcttcaattctaatTGTTTTCTCAAAGCTGCTAGACCAGCAGGCACCTTTTTAGCCGGTTTCTTTGGTTCAGCCTTAGCATTATCATTACCGTTCTGCTTTTGAGTCTTTTCCTCTTTAAGCTTTTCGGAGTTTTGCTTATTTAGttctttgtttttttccttttgagCCTGTTGCTGAGCCTTCTTTTTAGCTGCttgttctttcttcttttgcttttccttctccttcttctccttttccttttccttcttagATTTCAATACAGGTTTACCCCCATTGGCAgccttttcttcatcttcagtaGATTTCTTatctaatttcttctttgattttttcaatgtaGACATAAAATCACCTGGAGCAGCTTCTTCAGCTTCAGTTGGTTCCACACTGCCGTTAGCGCTTTCATCTAGAGCTGGAGTGGTTTCATTGGTACTAGttccaaattcttcagattGAGGAATATCTTCACCCAAATCGTCATCCCAGTTTTGTTGGTTCTTCTTTCCCTTCTTAGCCATGGTCGGTCaagtatatatatatctttcTTATTGACTTCCCCTTGTTATAATCTGCCTTGTCACACCGATTTAACCACTGGGCTAAATCATACTTAAATCATCGCTTACACATTTCgaaaaaattttccaaccTCGTTTGAAATGATTGTCGATCGGAATCGTTCTTCACGATTACATAAACTATAAATTACAATCAATATTACATTAGTgttcatattattattactagTGGATTGTTCGTTATATAGAATTTATATCAGTGAATTAGTTTTATTTTACAACAGAGCcctttttgtttttgtgATTGTTTAATCAGCACGAGATCTCTTACTACTTGATACGCTGATTTGCTTGGGTAGATTTGTCATCATATTATCCTCGTGTCTTTTATTCGTCTTCATAAACATTGGATTACTATTAATATTCTGATAACTCAACATTGAAGTAGTATTAATTGTTTTATTGGAAGAGGGTCCCCAAtacattttatttttccttaCAAATTCATGGTAATTAATAAGTGGACTAcaccaaaatattttttcctCCCTTAACTGCAAACCATCACcacttttcaaattcttaaCAAATTGTAATGCATCCATTAATTTTAAAGTTGGTGTTTTCCTTAATACGGTCGATATTAACAAAGTGATTAAATTTTCGTTATCTTCAACATCTCCGAATATGAGAATTTTGTTCCCCAAGTTTTTAAAAATGGTaacaaaatcattaaagacttggaatttttcaatattttctagcgtaataatattagaatctaatttattatttccttGCATTATATAGTCCAATTCATTTGTGATGGCGTTGGGCGCATTGGCTATAACTTGACCCATTGATAATGCCAGAAGACGACTATTATTCCAACGGTAGAAAgtcaataattcatcagATTGGAAAAGGGAATCGTTAGGGATAGCTTTGGAATCgaaatttatcattattacatCATCTTTGGAGTCATAAATGTTCGAGATGACGTCTGTGTATAATTTTGCCGCTTGTTGTGTTGGAATATCGATGGCAATAAAGAATCTTATATTTTCATGTTTTATTGATTGGGTTTGAGTCGCTATGGTTTGTAAAGAACCGAAGAAGACATTAGATTCGAGACAATGGGGTCTATTTTGGTCAGCTAGGTAAGCTTCATTATCGAAGGACATTCTTTGGGGGGGAGAAAAATGGAGAACGAGCTTTGCGTTTCAAATGTTTTGGGGTAAATAGAAGTGATGTTAAAACACACgagaatatatttataaacaaaataaattttgaactccgatgaagaagttcattaatatatgattgaaaataattgaatattattaccttgaaatttttcatggACGgagatgaaaaattcgCGCTACAcccaaaatttttcaaatgaggAGCGCCATGTACAAACGCTGACAAATGTTTGCATTGATGGTCAGCTAATGAATCATAGAGGGAACAGTTACCGGGTGCCAGCTGCATGCATTAATAacccaataataatatatagtTTTTTTGATACTTGACGTGGTCtttgtttaaattttttaaatctGGGGAGAGTAgtataaatttattagcCTAAAAGTTTATCTTCGCGTTATTTAGTGTAAGTTTAGATAAATGTTACTAAATTAGGAAGGGTGTGGAGAAAAAAGAAGCTaagttaatgaaatttctaatatttatttatcaaaatgCTGAACAAGTCTAtctatttcaaatttttaaagtaaatgaaagaacaaacttcaagaaatattaataaataaattttagTTCGTCTGTCTTATTTATCTTAAATTAGTAACATGAAATTCCAGTATTGAGGGGACCTACTTCTCGCTTCAATACTATttcatttggaaaaaacAAATGATTAAAGAAGTATGATATGATAATGAGGAAAAGCATagaaatttcagatttgCTTCAGTAGCTCAGTCGGCAGAGCGTCAGTCTCATAATCTGAAGGTCGAGAGTTCGAACCTCCCCTGGAGCAAactatttttcttttcaaacaagaaaaaaacagGAACCGTTTCATTTTCGTTTTGAGCTGATCAGTGCAGTCATAAATTTGCctgttttttttttattttattatatcgTAATTTTCATTGCATTGTGGGTTGTTATATCTTATATAAATTGTataattgtttttttgTTCGTCTGTTAAATAGGTATGAGAGAAATAAAATGgaatgaaataaaataaatgtaTAATTGTAatgtgatgatgatgatgatgctgCTCCTCCTTCTATGCGGtgtggttgttgttgtagtagattattttttttggtgTTTTCTTGAATGTATTCTAAAATTGGTattgtttttgtttattttatcgttatttaataatattattattgtgTGGAGGGTGGTTaatctttatttttcaaagattccacctcttttttcaatctttgcACCTCCATTTCATAAAGACGTTCATTATTTTGCAAATAGAGAATATAATCAACAGCCTTCTCCAAGATTATACTCTTATTCAGTTTAGTGCATCCACCCACATTCAAATGTTGCAATGtgttattaataatattatcattgttgttgttgttgttattcGTTAAATTCGTtaaattgttattattctcttcattatcattgttttcCTTAGCCGCCTTTGCCTTTGCATTAGCGACTTCAAAGGCAGTTCTCTCACTAGAGACCCATGGAATGATCTGTTGCAATTTGGCAATCTTTgtattgatattgattctATACTTCTTCTCGATCTTGTTATGCGCTTGCTTTTGATCCACGGTGAGTCTCTTCCTTGGAGCTCTCTTGactctcttcttctgtggcaattgttgttcttcctGCTGAGTCTGTTTAGTTTCGAACTCCTCATCGAATGGTGTGAATAAATCCTGCTGTTGTTCCCTCTTAATGAAAGGAGCCAACAAGTCAGGTAGTGAGGAAGCGACGGCGGCGGCGGCGTTTGAGCTTGATTGCAGCATGAATTGCGCTTCATCCAATGGAGAACCGATGGAAGAAGTGGAGGCGGAAGCGGAAGAGatgatattttccaatggtTCGAACCACGATGAAGCCAGTGAGGCGGAGGAGTTGTTCGATGGGATCAGTGCTGGTTTGATGTcctgctgctgctgctgctgcaTGTCCATTATGGAGCCCTTTGCGGGTTGGAGCATCCAGCTGTTGAAATTGTGTTCCTGTTGTGATTCCTCAGTCTTTACGACTGGAGCGAAGTTCTGGTTGTTAGCGATTATAGAGTCCATTATGCGATGCGGTGTTGGTAGTTGGTTGGATCAAGAGTGGGTATATAGGTATATAGATGTAATGTAAACAGGGGTTAAAAGTATATAtagatttgaataaataaatattggCTGGGCCAAAAAGGAAGCCAAAGAGAATGGTATGGAAGAAAGCCAAGGACAAAAAGCCAGCTGGTGTTGTTTAAATAGCAGAAGCAGAAGGAAGTgtcaaagaagaatgaaaaaatttcaggTTCCAACGGGAAAGTGCCGTGGAAGGCAGAGCAGTGGACGAGAAAAGGGACAGGGCCAGGCTCAGACCCAGAGGGACACGTGGAGCTGTTTCTTGGGTTTGGCCGCGGTGCGTGGGTGTCCTGGAAACGAAACAGCGCGGGTGTCCCGTTTGGGGCACGTCGTGTGCGACGGCGGCGCTGTCCCAATTAGGAAGGGACAAGTGCTGTCCCTCTTCGTTTTGCCTTCGTTCCGCGGAAGCGAGACTTATTCCACTGACACATCTGGATACGAAAAGATTAGATAAGATGCGATGCGATGAGATAAGACAGGACAGGACAGATCCGTCGTTTAGGGTTACCAACAACAAGCACCGCATGGATGACGAAGACCTAGCCGCCATACTCACGTCCACTTCTACAGATGCTACTACAACCTCCAGGGCGCAACTAGACGAAAAGCATAGTCAGAAGTCTGACCTGGCATCCTCATTCTTGTCCACTTTGAGCGATGATTCATTGATAGACTACATTACAAACAATAACGATGGAAACCCGTCCCCGGCTCCTACTGTTACGACTACTACAGAGCCGGAGTACACTAGGGGTGACTACTTTCATGAAAAGAAGGCAAGACAGGATGAACAAGATCAGCTGTTGAGAGAACAATATAGAACCAATCTGGGGGCAGAGCCACCACaaatcttccaaaattgTATCATTTACATAAACGGGTACACTGTACCAGGTAGGCTACAACTACATGAAATGATTGTGCTTCATGGTGGGAAATTCCTGCATCATTTGTCCGCGAAGAAAAAAGTCACCCATATAATCGCCTCCAATTTACccttgaagaaaagattggagtttcaaaattataaagTCGTCAAACCAGATTGGATAGTGCAAAGTATTGCTCAGGGGAAACTGTTACCATGGCAGGATTTCGCCTTATTGACCAATCTGGATGAAAgacaaaagaaattacCGTTATTATTACCGAAGAAACAAGATTCAAAAACTATAGTGGATTGTAATGATCCGAATTTTATTTCCAgttatttccaaaattcAAGATTACATCACTTATCCACTTGGAAATCTGATTTGAGAGCCAAATTCCTTAATGAAATGGATTTCACTAGGACCATCGAGAAGACGGACCCACTGACAATTTTCCACTTCGATTTCGATTGTTTCTTCGCTACGGTGGCATACATGTATAAGGATCCACAATTAAAGTGTGATATGGACGTGGACCCCATCGTAGTATGCCATGGGAATAAAAATTCTGATATTGCAAGTTGTAATTACGTGGCAAGGAAATATGGAATTAAGAATGGGATGTGGGTCTCACAGGCAGAAAAATTATGTCCTGCAAATGTTAAATTAATAACTTTACCTTACAATTTTGAACAATTCGCCAAGAAATCTGAAATCTTTTATAACGTGTtgaaagattcaaatttttttgatcTAATTCTGCCGATGTCCATAGATGAAGCCATATGTGTCATGGTATTGGACCCCATGTCAAACAGAGAGAAATTGGAAACCATTTGCAGGGATATAAGAGCAAAAGTGTTTACGGAAACTAAAGGTTGCTCCATTAGTGTTGGATGTGCAGATTCATTGATCCTGGCAAGGTTAAACTTAAAGAAATCTAAACCAAATGGTGCCTTTATCCTCAACTCTAATGAATTAGACTCAGACTTTTTAAACGAATTTAAACCTGATGATTTGCCCGGTGTCGGGTATTCCATCGTCTCCAAATTAAGAGAGAAATTTTCTACAAGTAATCTGACTTTacaagatttgaaaaatgagTCCactttaatttcattacaAGACTGTGTGGGTCAAAAATTAGGTCTCAAGATTCATTTGGCATTGCAAGgtaaagatgatgaagagagTTCCAAATTAATATATGATCCGGAATCCATTCTGGAGAGGAAATCACTTTCTTTGGAGATTAATTGGGGGGTCagatttaatgaaattaacCAAGTGGATACTTTCATCGATAGATGTTGTCAATATCTACAcgaaaaattaaatgacTTGGAAAAATTGACACCTCAAataacattgaaaattatgAAGAGAGCACCTGATGCCCCCATTGAACCTGCTAAATATCTGGGGATGGGGAGATGCGTTCCTTTCAATAAGAGTAGTCGTCTCGGTACTCCAACAAATGAACTTGGTATTATTGCCACTGAAGTGAAAAGTTTATATAGGATAATCGGTTGCCCGCCCAATGAAGTGAGAGGTGTTTCCATACAATTTAATAAACTATGTTCTCCCTCGATAAATCAACAACCTGCTTTGAAACTACCCTTTGTCAAGTTGAATGCGCCAcctaataatattcaagatAAAACGAACCATGAATTtaagaaaaggaaaatatctCTGGAGACACCAACAATGAGATTAATCTCACCaccaaagaaatttgaCATACTAACATCATTTGAAGAGaagtttattgaaaatttaccCACACAGATAGGTGAggaat includes:
- the FUN12 gene encoding translation initiation factor eIF5B (ancestral locus Anc_7.50) → MAKKGKKNQQNWDDDLGEDIPQSEEFGTSTNETTPALDESANGSVEPTEAEEAAPGDFMSTLKKSKKKLDKKSTEDEEKAANGGKPVLKSKKEKEKEKKEKEKQKKKEQAAKKKAQQQAQKEKNKELNKQNSEKLKEEKTQKQNGNDNAKAEPKKPAKKVPAGLAALRKQLELKKQLEEQERLEREEEERLEQEEEERAAKEEQEKEASRAEKKEKEKAKREKLKAEGKLLTKKQKEEKKLMERRRAALLASGNIKVAGLEKKNGDEEKKETHKKVVYGKKKKRVTDEVSSAASTSTVKKQEKEEATSAEAEDVLIDDWENLALDEDEENETPATESEAVAETGEEENNATDDEEVEEIVREESTGTVVTEAPPVVSSGNKKDLRSPICCILGHVDTGKTKLLDKIRQTNVQGGEAGGITQQIGATYFPIEAIKQKTKVMAQYEKQTFDVPGLLVIDTPGHESFTNLRSRGSSLCNIAILVIDIMHGLEQQTIESIRLLRDRKAPFIVALNKIDRLYDWKEIPNNSFRDSFEKQSRAVKEEFQTRLTNIQIALAEQGLNSELYFQNKNMAKYVSIVPTSAVTGEGVPDLLWLLLELTQKRMSKQLMYLSHVEATILEVKVIEGFGTTIDVILSNGYLREGDRIVLCGMNGPIVTNIRALLTPQPLRELRLKSEYVHHKEVKAALGVKIAANDLEKAVSGSRLLVVGPDDDEEEMMDDVMDDLTGLLDSVDTSGKGVVVQASTLGSLEALLDFLKDMKIPVMSIGLGPVYKRDVMKAGTMLERAPEYAVMLCFDVKVDKEAEQYAEQEGIKIFNADIIYHLFDAFTAYQEKLLEDRRKDFMDYAIFPCVLQTLQIINKRGPMIIGVDVIEGELRVGTPICAVRTDPATKERNIMLLGKVISLEINHQPVNSVKKGQTAAGVAVRLEDPSGQQPIWGRHVDESDTLYSMISRRSIDTLKDQAFRDQVARSDWLLIKKLKPVFGIE
- the NCAS0E02350 gene encoding uncharacterized protein (ancestral locus Anc_7.48), producing the protein MSFDNEAYLADQNRPHCLESNVFFGSLQTIATQTQSIKHENIRFFIAIDIPTQQAAKLYTDVISNIYDSKDDVIMINFDSKAIPNDSLFQSDELLTFYRWNNSRLLALSMGQVIANAPNAITNELDYIMQGNNKLDSNIITLENIEKFQVFNDFVTIFKNLGNKILIFGDVEDNENLITLLISTVLRKTPTLKLMDALQFVKNLKSGDGLQLREEKIFWCSPLINYHEFVRKNKMYWGPSSNKTINTTSMLSYQNINSNPMFMKTNKRHEDNMMTNLPKQISVSSSKRSRAD
- the NCAS0E02360 gene encoding basic helix-loop-helix domain-containing protein (ancestral locus Anc_7.47), producing MDSIIANNQNFAPVVKTEESQQEHNFNSWMLQPAKGSIMDMQQQQQQDIKPALIPSNNSSASLASSWFEPLENIISSASASTSSIGSPLDEAQFMLQSSSNAAAAVASSLPDLLAPFIKREQQQDLFTPFDEEFETKQTQQEEQQLPQKKRVKRAPRKRLTVDQKQAHNKIEKKYRININTKIAKLQQIIPWVSSERTAFEVANAKAKAAKENNDNEENNNNLTNLTNNNNNNNDNIINNTLQHLNVGGCTKLNKSIILEKAVDYILYLQNNERLYEMEVQRLKKEVESLKNKD
- the REV1 gene encoding deoxycytidyl transferase (ancestral locus Anc_7.46), whose translation is MRCDEIRQDRTDPSFRVTNNKHRMDDEDLAAILTSTSTDATTTSRAQLDEKHSQKSDLASSFLSTLSDDSLIDYITNNNDGNPSPAPTVTTTTEPEYTRGDYFHEKKARQDEQDQLLREQYRTNLGAEPPQIFQNCIIYINGYTVPGRLQLHEMIVLHGGKFLHHLSAKKKVTHIIASNLPLKKRLEFQNYKVVKPDWIVQSIAQGKLLPWQDFALLTNLDERQKKLPLLLPKKQDSKTIVDCNDPNFISSYFQNSRLHHLSTWKSDLRAKFLNEMDFTRTIEKTDPLTIFHFDFDCFFATVAYMYKDPQLKCDMDVDPIVVCHGNKNSDIASCNYVARKYGIKNGMWVSQAEKLCPANVKLITLPYNFEQFAKKSEIFYNVLKDSNFFDLILPMSIDEAICVMVLDPMSNREKLETICRDIRAKVFTETKGCSISVGCADSLILARLNLKKSKPNGAFILNSNELDSDFLNEFKPDDLPGVGYSIVSKLREKFSTSNLTLQDLKNESTLISLQDCVGQKLGLKIHLALQGKDDEESSKLIYDPESILERKSLSLEINWGVRFNEINQVDTFIDRCCQYLHEKLNDLEKLTPQITLKIMKRAPDAPIEPAKYLGMGRCVPFNKSSRLGTPTNELGIIATEVKSLYRIIGCPPNEVRGVSIQFNKLCSPSINQQPALKLPFVKLNAPPNNIQDKTNHEFKKRKISLETPTMRLISPPKKFDILTSFEEKFIENLPTQIGEELKKDLRIKKKIQQTKRKEIEEEITKRQDLVKNYKSHFFSENSLFEPIKFQNISNFKKISQMIMEWVDGTLREGGPHERDVKLFEKYLIRLCDSNRVHLVLRLSNLISNKLNVCPRRDNEERGFQEWERILMKLMVPILNRNKHTFQTVRKLDIDYDL